From the Rhodocyclaceae bacterium genome, one window contains:
- a CDS encoding alpha/beta fold hydrolase, with product MSRRVARLAWRFAAAATSLGLAVVFGFTLYAVGALPPLERWHTDRLHEEFTAFGQVDLDFEGYQRLEERLFAELERTIAGWDPAMEPLKFSRFYKGSPLNRLAGGTGYNRSFRLTPARPVGSALLIHGLTDSPYSMKALADTLHARGFEVTVLRLPGHGTLPSMMVRMSTRDWTAAVRMAARDVAARTPSGRPFYIGGYSTGGTLSLLYALDALEDSTLRKPDRVLLVSPAVALTQVARLAEVIDLFSVVPIPVLEKVRWQQVMAEYDPFKFNSFPVNAARQVNRATRSLSRSLASAVESGRIARLPSVITWQSAVDASVGATGVVDSLYARLPDARHRLVMFDVNRIAVMNGVQRPEAGALIARLHQMPRRYTLDIVTNARTGDERVDLERSTPDGTRATQETGFSWPAGLVSLSHVALPFPPDDPVYGFIAGSGREGIPSIGSWLVRGENGATTIALGSLTRLRSNPFWALIQADVDALVSADLAVPRR from the coding sequence ATGTCCCGGCGGGTCGCGCGGCTTGCATGGCGCTTCGCCGCAGCTGCGACGTCGCTGGGACTCGCCGTCGTCTTCGGCTTCACGCTGTATGCGGTTGGCGCACTGCCGCCGCTCGAGCGCTGGCATACCGATCGCCTGCACGAAGAGTTCACCGCGTTCGGACAGGTTGATCTCGATTTCGAAGGCTATCAGCGACTGGAGGAACGACTGTTCGCAGAGCTCGAGCGGACCATTGCGGGGTGGGATCCCGCCATGGAGCCGTTGAAGTTCAGTCGCTTCTACAAAGGCAGCCCGTTGAACCGGCTGGCCGGCGGGACTGGGTACAACCGGTCGTTCCGGCTCACACCGGCGCGCCCGGTTGGCTCGGCGCTGCTGATCCACGGGCTGACCGACTCTCCCTATTCGATGAAGGCGCTCGCGGACACGCTTCATGCCCGCGGTTTCGAGGTCACCGTCCTGCGGCTGCCCGGACACGGCACGCTGCCGTCGATGATGGTCCGGATGTCCACTCGCGACTGGACAGCGGCGGTGCGCATGGCAGCTCGCGATGTGGCGGCGCGCACGCCTTCAGGCCGGCCGTTCTACATCGGCGGCTACTCGACCGGCGGCACGCTTTCGCTGCTCTATGCACTCGATGCGCTCGAAGACAGCACCCTGCGCAAGCCGGACCGGGTCCTGCTGGTGTCACCGGCGGTCGCGCTCACCCAGGTCGCTCGTCTGGCTGAAGTAATCGATCTGTTCAGCGTGGTGCCGATCCCGGTGCTGGAGAAGGTGCGCTGGCAGCAAGTGATGGCCGAGTACGACCCGTTCAAGTTCAACTCGTTTCCGGTCAACGCTGCGCGCCAGGTCAACCGAGCGACCCGCTCACTGAGCAGGTCGCTCGCCAGCGCCGTTGAATCCGGGCGCATCGCGCGGTTGCCGTCGGTGATCACCTGGCAATCGGCTGTCGATGCTTCGGTCGGCGCGACCGGCGTCGTCGACTCGCTGTACGCGCGCCTGCCCGATGCAAGGCATCGGCTGGTGATGTTCGATGTCAATCGCATTGCGGTCATGAACGGCGTACAGCGCCCGGAAGCCGGCGCGCTGATCGCACGACTGCATCAGATGCCGCGCCGATACACGCTGGACATCGTGACCAACGCCCGCACCGGTGACGAACGGGTGGACCTCGAACGCAGCACGCCCGACGGGACACGGGCCACGCAGGAAACCGGGTTCTCCTGGCCGGCAGGTCTGGTGTCGCTCAGTCATGTCGCGTTGCCGTTCCCGCCCGATGACCCGGTTTACGGCTTCATCGCCGGCAGCGGACGCGAAGGCATTCCGAGCATCGGTTCATGGCTGGTGCGCGGGGAGAACGGGGCGACGACCATTGCGCTCGGGTCGCTGACCCGGCTCCGCAGCAACCCGTTCTGGGCATTGATCCAGGCCGATGTCGATGCACTGGTCAGCGCAGACCTCGCCGTCCCGAGGCGATAA